The following is a genomic window from Candidatus Goldiibacteriota bacterium.
TATATTCTTCGGGTATTATTAAGGCTTCAATGATATTTACTTATGAGGCGGGTGGTTCAACTCCTACCGCTCTATCTGAGATGGCGTTTGATAGTGCGGGTTCGGTTTCAATGACGGCAAGTGTAGAATTTGACTTCCTTGGAAATACTTCAAGTATGTCGGTAATTGATGATTCGGGCAATTTGATACAAACAATGAGTTCTAATTTGGTGGATGGTAAAGTTGTAAGGCAGGAAGTGCGCGACGGGAGCGGTGTGCTTTTGGAATATGCAGTTTATCAGTATGATACCGCGGATAAGCTTATAAGGAAGGATTTTTATGACGGATCGGGTACACTTTTGGGCTCGGAAGTAACAACGTATAATGCCGCAGGTTTTGAAGTTACGGTTGAAAAATATTCGGGCACTGTACTGTCTCAAAGGGATGTCAATACGTATAATGCTTCCAACCTTTTAATTAAGAAAGAAGCATATGTCAATGGATCGTTGTTTTCTTATGCTATTATGGATTATAACGCTGCGGGTAAGGTAATACTGTTTACATTATATGATGAAACAAATACCGTTATCGGAACCACGTCATATGCCTATAATTCGGCAGGTAATCAAAGCGAGGTTCATTCCGTTATGTCTTTAGCGGGTATGTCATCAAACTCGGATATATATTACACTTATAACGCGCAGGATCTGCCGGTAGAGATAAATACAACCCAGACGCTTTCCGGAATACCAATGATGACTATGAGAAGTGTTATAACATACGAAGCTTTTTGAAATTTAAACTTTGAAAGAACCGCCGGTTTTAAGCAGTTGGTTCTTTTTATTTATACGAGGTAATTGTAATAGGCGGGTTGTTTTATCTGGATGGAACATTTATAGAATAATTGGATTGGATTTGCTATAACTGCTATTAAATGTGAAGGTGTGTAGAAAATATGTAAGGGAGGAAACATGAAAAAAATATTTTCTTTACTTTTAACGGTAATTATTTTTGCGTTTGCTTTTTCGTCATGCACGAAACACGTATCCCCGACAGCGACAGAAGATCCGGTATTTGCGGGCGGTGATTACAGGATGAAATCCTATGATATGTACAGCTCCGGGATTCGTCAGGCATCAGTAATATTTATTTATGGCTCGGGCGGCATGACGCCGACAGCGGCTACAGTCACTTCATATGACAGCGCGGGTTCTGTGTCAACCACGTCAACCGTAAGTTATGATTCAATAGGAAACACTGCTGCATCGTCCGTGTACGACAGTGATGGAAACCTTATACAGAGGATAGATCCTACAATATCCGGCGGCCTTTTGACAAGGGCAGATTATTATGACGGCAGCAATAATCTTATTCAGTATGTTATATTTCAGTATAATGCGGCAGGCCAGCAGACAAGACAGGATATGTATAACGCCTCCGGAGTTTTGCAGACTTCGCAGGTGACAACATATAATACGGCAGGATTAGTAACTGCAGTTGATAATTATACAGGGGCGACGCTTGTTTCAAATACTGTAAATACGTATGACGCTTCAAACCAACTTATCAGGTCCGATTTATTTATGATGGGTTCTCTTTATACTTATGTTATAACGCAGTATGATGCGGCGGGAAATCCTACGATTGCAACTACATATGATAATACAGATACGGTTACCGGCACAACTACTATCACGTACAATTCAGCCGGCAGTCCTACTGCGGCTCATACGGATATGTCGATGATGGGTATGGCCATGAGCATGGATATAACTTATACCTATAATTCTATAGGCATGCCAATGGAGATTAATACAACGCAGAGTATGATGGGTATGGTTATGCTTGAAACAAGAAATGTTTTTACGTATGAGAATTTTTAAATAATTAAAACGGTTTAACTGTCAAAAAACCACCGGCCTTTTAGCCGGTGGTTTTTCTATTTAAACGGCTTCTTATTATGATATAATCACTTTAAATACAACCCATATACGGAGGCTTTATATGTTTCTGGTGGATGACATAAAGACAGTTTTTAAAAGAGATCCTGCCGCAAAAAATATTTTTGAAGTGATATTTATGTATCCCGGACTTCACGCCATTACGTCTCACAGAATAGCGCATTTCTTATACCGGATAAAAATACCGTTTATTCCAAGAATGATATCCGCTTTTAACAGGTTTTTTACCGGGATTGAAATACATCCGGGTGCTAAAATAGGCAAAAGGTTCTTTATTGACCATGGGATGGGTGTGGTAATAGGAGAGACCGCGATAATAGGCGATGATGTGCTTTTATATCAGGGGGTTACCCTTGGCGGGACGGGTAAAGAAAAAGGCAAAAGGCATCCCACGCTTGGCAATGACGTTGTGGTTGGTACAGGCGCGAAGGTGCTGGGCAATATTAATATTGGGAATAATGTAAAGATAGGGGCGGGGTCAGTTGTAATACACAATGTGCCGGACGGCTCCACTGTTGTCGGCGTTCCGGGTGTTGTGGTAAGGACAGGCGGGGAAAAGCCGGAATCTGACCTTATGCACGGCGACCTTCCTGATCCGATAAGAAAAGTAATTGAAGAGATGTATGAGGAAATAAGGGAACTTGAAGCAAAATGTCTGCGCTGCAACAAAGACGGGGGATTCAGCAAAGAACATCCTGACAGGGAAAAACAGATAAAAGAATTTTTTGAGGAGAATAAGTAATATATATGGCCGCAGATAAAAAACGGGCGGAAGAGTTAAAAAAACAGCTTGAATACCACAACCGAAGGTATTACATAGATGCGCAGCCGGAGATATCAGACGCGGCTTATGACAGGCTTATGAAAGAATTAATTGGCCTTGAAGAAGCACATCCTGAACTGAAAACAAAAGATTCCCCCACGCAGCGCGTAGGCGGGGCGCCTATTGACGGGTTTAAAACCGTGGCTCACAAATCGCCCATGCTTTCTCTGGATAATACGTATAACCCTGAAGACCTGCGTGAATTTGATG
Proteins encoded in this region:
- the cysE gene encoding serine O-acetyltransferase gives rise to the protein MFLVDDIKTVFKRDPAAKNIFEVIFMYPGLHAITSHRIAHFLYRIKIPFIPRMISAFNRFFTGIEIHPGAKIGKRFFIDHGMGVVIGETAIIGDDVLLYQGVTLGGTGKEKGKRHPTLGNDVVVGTGAKVLGNINIGNNVKIGAGSVVIHNVPDGSTVVGVPGVVVRTGGEKPESDLMHGDLPDPIRKVIEEMYEEIRELEAKCLRCNKDGGFSKEHPDREKQIKEFFEENK